Proteins found in one Oreochromis niloticus isolate F11D_XX linkage group LG22, O_niloticus_UMD_NMBU, whole genome shotgun sequence genomic segment:
- the lrrc3b gene encoding leucine-rich repeat-containing protein 3B — MTLLDLWLSRSIPMCLLLQSLVLMALCFPSASMCPKGCICQRDSHLHGFNVTCSQSRLKEIPPSLPVDTVLLRLDHNQIGSVPDLAFHGLRFLRELNLSYNAVETLGEGAFTGIEATLQVLDLSHNRITSVHKDAFARLKARIIVNDNPWHCDCALQQAIGGMAHNHEAAARVLCRSSELHDQEGQPFLAVDIDLCNLAKRTTDYAMLVTMFGWFAMVISYVVYYVRQNQEDARRHLEYLKSLPSKPKKADETDDISTVV, encoded by the coding sequence ATGACTCTGCTGGACTTGTGGCTGTCGCGCTCCATCCCCATGTGCCTGCTCCTTCAGAGCCTTGTCCTAATGGCCTTGTGCTTTCCCTCGGCCAGCATGTGTCCAAAGGGCTGCATATGCCAACGCGATTCCCACCTCCATGGCTTCAATGTTACCTGCAGTCAGTCCCGCCTCAAAGAGATTCCTCCCAGTCTACCAGTTGACACTGTCTTGCTGAGACTGGACCACAACCAGATCGGCAGTGTGCCTGATCTCGCCTTCCATGGACTTAGGTTTTTGAGGGAGCTAAACCTTTCTTACAATGCAGTGGAGACTTTAGGGGAAGGTGCCTTCACTGGCATAGAGGCAACTTTACAGGTGCTGGACCTTTCCCACAATCGCATCACTAGCGTACACAAGGATGCCTTTGCTCGACTGAAGGCCCGGATTATTGTGAACGATAACCCCTGGCACTGTGACTGTGCCCTTCAGCAGGCTATTGGAGGAATGGCCCATAACCATGAGGCTGCTGCCCGGGTTCTCTGCAGAAGCTCGGAGCTCCACGACCAGGAGGGACAGCCATTCTTGGCGGTTGACATAGATCTCTGTAACTTGGCAAAAAGGACCACAGATTATGCTATGCTCGTAACCATGTTCGGTTGGTTTGCTATGGTCATTTCATATGTGGTGTATTATGTACGTCAGAACCAGGAGGACGCGCGACGCCATCTGGAGTACCTCAAGTCTCTCCCCAGTAAGCCGAAAAAAGCAGACGAGACTGATGACATAAGCACTgttgtctga